The sequence AGGTATTCGTATCGAAACCACCCCTGCCCGTGTCTATCATTATGAAAACCTTGCTGCCCATGCCATTGGTTATCTTGGTGAAATTTCCAAAAAGGAACTTGCAGCGCGTGATAGTGATATTTATACAGGGGGAGATCTTATAGGGAAAATGGGCCTGGAGCGTCTTCGGGAGACTGATTTACGAGGTGAAAAAGGAAGCAGTTCGTCGGAAGTAAATGCCAGAGGTTTTGAGCAGCAACTCCTTAAAAGTATTGAGCCTTTACCTGGAAATGATATCCAGCTGACAATCGATGCCGAACTACAAAAGGTAGCTGAAGATTTGATGGATAGTGGCGGTAAGGCCGGAGCTGTGGTGGCAATGGAAGTAAAAACCGGCAGAATGCTGGCCCTGGCATCAAACCCGGTACTTCCCTTGAACCAGTTTGTCGGAGGGATTTCCCATAAAAACTGGAACGCCTTGCTTGATAACGAAAAACATCCCCTTATTAATAAAGTTGTACAAGCGATGTATCCTCCCGGTTCCACTTATAAGATGATAACTGCCATGGCAGGGCTCAGTACCGGAGTGATTGACAAGGATACAGTCTTTTATTGTCCAGGGTTTTATACCTTTGGGAATAGGCGGTATCATTGCTGGAAGCATAGCGGGCATGGTGCCGTGAACCTCAAACGTGCAATTTCTGAGTCCTGTGATGTCTATTTTTATCAGGTCGGTCTGCGAGTTGGTGTGGATAAACTTGCAGAGTTTGCAAACAAGTTCGGGCTTGGCCATAAATCTGGTATTGAATTGGAGCACGAAAAAAGTGGCCTTACACCGACCAAAGAATGGAAGAGGAAAAAATATGGTCAAAAATGGCAGGATGGAGAGACCCTGTCCGTTGCAATTGGTCAGGGGTTTAATCTGGTGACACCGTTGCAGATCTGTTTGATGACGGCAACCATTGCTAATGGTGGTAAACAATATCTTCCACAGATAATAGAAAAAGTAACCGACCCAGATGGCAAAATTATTGAGCAGTTTGAACCCGTGGTGGTAACGGAGATGACTGGGGATGAGCAGTTTCTCCCGCTGATTCGCGAAGGAATGGAAGAGGTTATTCAGGGGCGACGTGGGACAGCGCGCCAGGTAAGAATTAAGGGATTGACCATTGGTGGAAAAACGGGAACAGCTCAGGTGGTTCGCTTGAAGGAATACAAGCATTTAAAAGAGGAAGATATTCCTTATAAGTTTCGTGATCATGCCTGGTTTACCTGTTATGCCCCTGCTGAAGATCCAGAGATTGCAGTTACGGTACTTGTTGAACATGGCCTGCACGGTGGGTCTGGAGCTGGGCCAGTGGCTCGGGCTATCCTCGAAGCATATTTCTCTGGATACTTGCAACTTCACGAAGAGACAGAAAAAGCGGCTAAAGAGGAAGAAGAATAAGAAGAAATGAGAAGGGAATGAATATGTGTCGAGGAAAGCAATGTTTCGTATAGACAGACGGTTTTTTCAGAATTTTGACTGGATTCTTCTGTTATTGTTGCTTGGGGTTGCTGGTATGGCCCTAATGAATCTCTATAGTGCTTCCTATCCACCATCCCCCTGGGGCATGCCTCCGTTTGTAAAACAATGCTATCTTTTTCTTTTTGGGATGCTGTGTATTCTTTTTATCCTCTTTTTTGATTACCGTGAACTTCATTTCTGGAATTATCCTTTTTATGTTTTGATTATTATCTTGCTCTTGCTGGTTCTTTTTGTTGGAAACAGTGCTGGTGGCGCCCAGCGTTGGATTAATCTCGGTTTTTTTCGATTGCAACCCTCTGAGCTTGCTAAATTGATGCTGGTTGTGACGCTTGCCAGTTATTATTCACGTAAGGAACAGACGGAGGGCTACGGGATCAGGGATATGATTACACCCGTACTCTTAACTCTTCTTCCGTTTCTTTTAATTATGAAACAGCCAGATCTTGGCACAGCGCTCATGCTCGGTATTATTTTTGTATCAATGACAGTCTTTGCCAAAATACGTTTACAGACCTATGGACTTGGACTGGTACTTGGTGGGGCGGCAGGAGTTTTTGCCTGGTTTTTTCTCCTCAGGGATTATCAGAAACGGAGGATTGAAACTCTGCTAAACCCTGCTAAAGACCCTATGGGACAGGGGTATCAGATTCTCCAATCCAAGATTGCAGTGGGTAGTGGTGGCGTCGGGGGAAAGGGGTACCTTGAAGGGACACAGGGGCATCTTCATTTTCTCCCAGAGCGTCATACCGATTTTGCCTTCTCTGTCTGGGGGGAAGAGTGGGGGTTCGCTGGGAGTCTCTTTTTTTTAGGTGTCTATTTCACCATGCTTTTTTGGGGACTTTACGTGGCGATGACTGCTCGTGATCGTTTTGGGGTTTTCCTGTCTTTTGGTGTGGTCATGTTGATTTTCTGGCAGGCTGTGATCAATCTTTTGATGATTCTCGGTTTTCTTCCAGTGGTTGGGATTCCCTTGCCACTGGTAAGTTATGGCGGCTCTTCTCTGCTGACAACTCTTTTAGGCCTGGGAATCCTGATGAATGTGAGGATGCGTCGTTTCCAGACGGGGCAGAATGCAGATAAGATGAAGTGAAAGAACCATAGGCTGTTTTTTTCAGTATTGGGTTACGAGAACAAATTGGAAATTTCTCCAGATATAAGGTGATGCAATGGAAAATAGCAAAAAGTCGAAGGTGGAACACTTGTTTTTAAAAACACTGGATGCGATAAGGATTGTAGCTGTTAGTGCTGCATTTTTCTTTGGTTATCAGGTGGGATATGCCAATGGCTATGACCCCATCGCTCAATTGCACATTATGATCCCTGTTGTTATTGTTGCCATAGCTGGACTATCCGGGATAGAAGGGCTTTTATTTGGAAAAGAATCAGCAAAGCTCAAAGGATTTAATGGGGATGGAAACTACCAGAGGCAGTCTGCCATAGCTTTACTCTCGTATGCTGCTATCTCAATTTTCGTTTATTTCAGTAATTGGGGCATTAAGGCAGAGCTAACGATTCTCTTTACCTTTATTTTCTTTTTCTTTTTTTCCGGGATAAACCATGGAGTGGATGCGCTGCGAAGAAAGAATTACAAATGGCAAAACATCAATCGTCCATTTATTACCCTTCTTCTGATTGCTGGTTTGATTTTCCCAGTTTATAAAGCATTACAGACTTTATAGAAAAAAAATCTATGACCCGACGATCGATTCCTGAAGCCCAGAAAACATATCGAATGGGAAGGGAAAGGCTGCTGTATAGCTGTCTTTTATATAGTTGTGTGAACCTTGGCTTGGGATTTTTCCTGTCGATGATCTTTTCATCTTAAAACAGGTGTGTTAAGCCCGTCAAATTCAGTTCATTTGGGTTTGGCCTGATGGGAATTGTTGGCTCAATTTTTGGTGTTTTTGTCGGCATTGTTTCATTTACTGGCAGGTTCGGTGAGGTTGAGAAAAGAGTTCAATATCTCTATCCAATTGGATTGGCAGGTTTTCTTGTTCCAACTCTCTTTGTCTTGTATACAATCAGGCACTTCTTTTTTAGTGGCAGCGGAACCTGGTAGTGATTACGAGAAGTTGGCGTCTTATTCAATTTCGACTCTATCTGTCAGTTTTTCACAAGAAACGATTTTCATCTCTTTTTCGAGAGCGGAAATTTGATCAGGTCTTCCAAGAACGATGAGTACATCTCCGGCGAGAAGAATACTGTCAGATGTGGGGTTAAAACTCATACCTTCTCCAGTTCGTTTAATGGCAATAACAATAATGTTGTATTTTTGCCGTAAATTCGACTCGATAAGAGTTTTGCCATTTATAAATGCATTTTCTGTGACCAGCATCTCATCGAGACGCAATCCCATATCACGGGTATATATAGCCAGGTCAATGAAGTCAGTGACATTAGGACGCAGCATAGCCTGGGCCATTCTACGGCCACCAATAAAATAGGGGGAAATAACCTTATCAGCACCTGCTCGTCTTAATTTTGTTTCTGCACCTGTCGCCCCACTGGACCGGGCCAGTACCACGATTTTCGGGTTGATTCCTTTGGCAGTAAGAGTAATAAACACATTATCCGCATCTGAGGAGACAACAGCGATTAATGCCAAAGCTCGTTCTATCCCAGCTTTCTGTAGGGTGTCATCCTGTGATGCCTCTCCCTCCAATACAACATACTCTTTGGATAAAATCTTCTGGATTTCATCTGGATTCTTTTCAATAACAACGAATGGTTTGTTGCTTTCTTGCAATACCTGACAAATAACGCTGCCGATACGTCCATGCCCGCAGATAATGTAGTGATTATCCAATCTATTGAGTTGTTTTATCATTTGACGTTTCCCCAGGATTTCACGTAGGCCTCCTTCGACCATGGCTTCAACAATTTTAGTGAACATATACATAACAAAACTCACCCCAACCAGCACCAGTACTACGGTCAATAGTTTACCGGCAGGATGGTGCGGAACCATATCACCATAGCCAACGGTGGCCACAGTAATAATAGTCAGATAGAGTGCATCTGTAAAAGGATACCCCTCCAGATACATATATCCCAGAGTTCCCCCTGTGAGAATAAAAGTGAACCCAGAGAACAATAAGGTTACTTTTTTAGTTACTTCGCTCATTTGCTTTTAGTCTTTCTCCCCTTAGTATTTTTAGGATAAAAAACAATTTGGTATCAATTCACTGTCACTTGTCGCGCAGTAGAAGCTCGTATGCCTCAGTAAGACGAATAAACTTTTCCTGATCCCCACCCGTATCTGGATGGAGGGCCTTTGCTTTGGTACGGTACAATCGTGTGATTTCTTTTTTGTCAGCTTTTCTGAGGCTCTCTTCCGATTCTTCAAAAATTGCAGATATGTCATCTTTGCGGATAGTATTTTTTCTTTCCGGCCACCTAAACCCTCGGTGCCCGTCCATGAATTCTCTGGCCTGAGCGAATCTTCTGTTTCGATGTGGAAAACTTGAATCAAAAAAGAGAATAAGATAGCGAATCAGGTAATCGGGGAGGGCGTCGTAATTGGTTCGCTCCTGCCAGAAATCCTTATTTTTGTTCAGAAGGCAAAACTCCTCCATAAAGGCCTCGTCTATTTTCTCAGGTTCCAGGGCTTGAGGGATGCTTCGTGCATATGCCTCGGTGAAGTGTTTCTGCAGGTTGAGTGCGGTATAGAGGTAGGATTTTAATTCATGCTCACGAAGACGGGCTTCCTCTTCCAGAAAATACTGTTCAAGTTCATCACGTGATCGGTTGAGGAGTTTTGCCTCAAGACGGGCAGGCATCTGCAGAGTGCTCCCCTGGTCGGTTGAACCAAAACGGAGAAAATGGAGCCGTCGTTTGTCAAAGGAGTGAGCAGGGCGCCCGTCAAAAGAGAGCAATTGTATCCCTGGTTTGAAGCGGGTGCTACGATTGGCCCGTGAAAAGAAATGCTCCATTTTGCGTTGTACGGTTGGGTCTACAAAGGGCCATAGCAGTTGCTCCAGCTCTGGTTCCATGTCACGACCACAAAGTTTTTCAATATGGTGTACAAGGTCTGTATCCAGATGGAAACAGGTATTATTGGGGTAGTGCAGGAAATTTTCCGGTGCGTATCCAAGATCAATTAATTCGGTTGTGCGAAAACAGTTTTCTTCAGCGTTCCAGTAAGCGAGTCGGAGGCTGTAGCGGGTGGGACTGCTGAGTACACTCCGGGACAGGTAAAGTGTTGGTTCCGGTTCACCGGGTTTTTGTAAGCTTTTAGTTGCCACTTGTCAGGATAAGATTTTTTAACCCGTCAATAAAGGTTGGGTTGCAGTTGAGTGATTGAGAGGACTCAAGGCGCATTCCAAGTGCCTTGGCCTGGTCGCGGTAGAGCATGTCAATCTCATAAAGTGTTTCCACATGGTCCGAGACAAAACTGATGGGCACCATAAGAATATTTTTGCACCCTTTTTGGGCAAGGCCTTGGAGCATGTCGGGTGTTGATGGCGCCAGCCATTCGACGGGGCCTGATTTGCTCTGGAAACAGAGTTCTCCAGGAAGATTTGTTATCTTCTCAATTTCTGTAATAGTGGCCTTAATATGATCGACGTATGGATCTCCCTCATCAATAAAAGAAACGGGGAGGCTATGAGCACTGTAGACGACCTGTGGCTGGTCAGGGGTAAAAGAGTTTGCCGTTTCAAGTATGTTGTGAGCCAGGGTTTGTATAAATTCAGGTTGGGTTGGCCAGGATTCTATGACTCTGAGGGAAAAGTCGTTTCCAGAACGGCTAATGGCCCGTTTGAGTTCCTGCACTGACGAACCAGTAGTGGCACATGAGTAGTGGGGGTAGAGTGCCAGAGCGATTATTGTAGTGATCCCCTTATCGGCCAGTTTTTTTAAGGCGCTATCGCTATCGGGGTACCAGTAGCGCATGGCACATACTACCGTGTAGTTGCCGTGTTCGCGAAGTGCATTTTGAAGTGCTTTCGCCTGATCACTGGTGATGGTGGTGAGTGGCGATCCTCCACCAATTTTTTCATAGGTTCTCATGCTTTTTGGAGCCCGTCTTTTGGCGATGAGCCAGGCCAGTGGCTTTTGCATGAAGGATGGCCCGAGGCGAATGATATCCCGATCTGAAAAAAGATTGTAAAGAAAAGGGCGCACGTCAGCGAGTTTCTCTGGCCCGCCCATATTGAGAAGTACAACACCTGTTTGTTCTATTGTCATCGCAGTTACCGTGTTTTATGCAAGAGTGAAAGGGTCTACTAAAAACCTGCTTGCATCTTTATAACAGGTAGCAGGGTGGCAGAGAAGAGAAATGATTATGATTGGCTGATTGTTTAATTATAACATTTCTTGATTATCTGCGGATAGAACATATAATAAGGGTAAGGTGTGCTTTTGCTGCTCGGGGTGTGTTGAAAGCAGAAGTTCTTTTAGAGTATGTCTTCACCCCGTGACAGGAACCATGCCAGGGAGCGTATTTACGGATACGTTTGGTGATGATGATTTGTCATTGGCGGATCATCATTGTAGCTTGCACTGGCAAGCAGTAAGTGAGGATGGAATAAGTATCCTGTTACCGCTTGTCAGGGCTTGGTGTTGTGCCGAACCTGCTTCCTTCCTTTGCTGTGGGAGAAACAGTGTAAGGCACTAAATGGAGGAACCGTATGGATCTAAAGGTTGAAACCCGGAATGTTGAGTTGCGAAAAGGCTGGCAGATAAAGATTGATGAAGAAAAAGAAAAGCTGATCCGACATTTTGCCAATTTCGTTCTCCGCCTCCGTGTCTCCATCGAGGCAACGACTCATCATAAGGAGGGTGGTTATGAGTTAAAACTTGTAGCATCCGTTCCCAATGATACCGTTGTTGTGAGTAGAAAAGGGGAGAATGTGAGTCCCCTGCTGGTAGAAGCGTTTGATGTCCTTAATTTGCAGATGAAGGAGATGCAGCGTAAGAAGCGACAAGCCCAGAAGAACACTGACGCTTCAGCTGATGAGGGTGCGCGGTATGGTGTGATTCGTAAAGTATCTCCCTATGAGTCCTATGGGTTTATTGTAAGTCAGGATGCCCGGGAAATTTATTTTCATGAGAATGCCTTGAAGGATATCTCCATTGACGCACTCACTGAAGGTGATGCTGTTGTGTACGGTGAGAGTTTTGGCGATAAGGGACCTCAGGCATCATGGGTTCGTATGAATAACTGATAGTTTATAAAATATATGTTTTTCCAGGCCCAGTGCTGATCATTCAGTACTGGGCCTTTCTTTTTTGGCCGCGGAATGGTAAAAAATAGATTCCATATTAGGGCAGGATATAGCTGCCGTATTGAGTTTCATATTATATTTATTTGAAATGATTAACATACATCATCATAGAAGGAGTTAGCTGATGCTTCTACAGCAGCAGGATATTGGGTCTGAGTATTACAGTCTTGACCGGAAAGAAATAGTTGAGCGGATTGCTGCGAGAAAGCACGAGCTTGCTGATAATTTACTGATTCTCTGTCATCATTACCAGCAGCAGGATCTGTTTCAGTTTGCAGACCTCACCGGAGACTCTCTGAAACTGGCCAAGGATGCTGCTGCAATCAGTGATAAGGAATTTCTGATTTTCTGTGGAGTCCATTTTATGGCCGAATCTGCTGATATTCTGGCGAATG comes from Desulfocapsa sulfexigens DSM 10523 and encodes:
- the mrdA gene encoding penicillin-binding protein 2, translating into MKWSGYNNLEELTEYDDADLDFLKRRIVFAGLIVLCFAAIIIARLWFLQVHKGDEYRDRADNNRVRVREVAAPRGNIFDAKNRKMVTNRPSFNVVLVREDSNDVDKLLKKLATALDLDISMLWEKLRDASTKPRHIPVRLLVDVDWQTLAYVENHNQEFPGIRIETTPARVYHYENLAAHAIGYLGEISKKELAARDSDIYTGGDLIGKMGLERLRETDLRGEKGSSSSEVNARGFEQQLLKSIEPLPGNDIQLTIDAELQKVAEDLMDSGGKAGAVVAMEVKTGRMLALASNPVLPLNQFVGGISHKNWNALLDNEKHPLINKVVQAMYPPGSTYKMITAMAGLSTGVIDKDTVFYCPGFYTFGNRRYHCWKHSGHGAVNLKRAISESCDVYFYQVGLRVGVDKLAEFANKFGLGHKSGIELEHEKSGLTPTKEWKRKKYGQKWQDGETLSVAIGQGFNLVTPLQICLMTATIANGGKQYLPQIIEKVTDPDGKIIEQFEPVVVTEMTGDEQFLPLIREGMEEVIQGRRGTARQVRIKGLTIGGKTGTAQVVRLKEYKHLKEEDIPYKFRDHAWFTCYAPAEDPEIAVTVLVEHGLHGGSGAGPVARAILEAYFSGYLQLHEETEKAAKEEEE
- the rodA gene encoding rod shape-determining protein RodA; the protein is MFRIDRRFFQNFDWILLLLLLGVAGMALMNLYSASYPPSPWGMPPFVKQCYLFLFGMLCILFILFFDYRELHFWNYPFYVLIIILLLLVLFVGNSAGGAQRWINLGFFRLQPSELAKLMLVVTLASYYSRKEQTEGYGIRDMITPVLLTLLPFLLIMKQPDLGTALMLGIIFVSMTVFAKIRLQTYGLGLVLGGAAGVFAWFFLLRDYQKRRIETLLNPAKDPMGQGYQILQSKIAVGSGGVGGKGYLEGTQGHLHFLPERHTDFAFSVWGEEWGFAGSLFFLGVYFTMLFWGLYVAMTARDRFGVFLSFGVVMLIFWQAVINLLMILGFLPVVGIPLPLVSYGGSSLLTTLLGLGILMNVRMRRFQTGQNADKMK
- a CDS encoding potassium channel family protein: MSEVTKKVTLLFSGFTFILTGGTLGYMYLEGYPFTDALYLTIITVATVGYGDMVPHHPAGKLLTVVLVLVGVSFVMYMFTKIVEAMVEGGLREILGKRQMIKQLNRLDNHYIICGHGRIGSVICQVLQESNKPFVVIEKNPDEIQKILSKEYVVLEGEASQDDTLQKAGIERALALIAVVSSDADNVFITLTAKGINPKIVVLARSSGATGAETKLRRAGADKVISPYFIGGRRMAQAMLRPNVTDFIDLAIYTRDMGLRLDEMLVTENAFINGKTLIESNLRQKYNIIVIAIKRTGEGMSFNPTSDSILLAGDVLIVLGRPDQISALEKEMKIVSCEKLTDRVEIE
- a CDS encoding J domain-containing protein, with protein sequence MATKSLQKPGEPEPTLYLSRSVLSSPTRYSLRLAYWNAEENCFRTTELIDLGYAPENFLHYPNNTCFHLDTDLVHHIEKLCGRDMEPELEQLLWPFVDPTVQRKMEHFFSRANRSTRFKPGIQLLSFDGRPAHSFDKRRLHFLRFGSTDQGSTLQMPARLEAKLLNRSRDELEQYFLEEEARLREHELKSYLYTALNLQKHFTEAYARSIPQALEPEKIDEAFMEEFCLLNKNKDFWQERTNYDALPDYLIRYLILFFDSSFPHRNRRFAQAREFMDGHRGFRWPERKNTIRKDDISAIFEESEESLRKADKKEITRLYRTKAKALHPDTGGDQEKFIRLTEAYELLLRDK
- the hemH gene encoding ferrochelatase, whose protein sequence is MTIEQTGVVLLNMGGPEKLADVRPFLYNLFSDRDIIRLGPSFMQKPLAWLIAKRRAPKSMRTYEKIGGGSPLTTITSDQAKALQNALREHGNYTVVCAMRYWYPDSDSALKKLADKGITTIIALALYPHYSCATTGSSVQELKRAISRSGNDFSLRVIESWPTQPEFIQTLAHNILETANSFTPDQPQVVYSAHSLPVSFIDEGDPYVDHIKATITEIEKITNLPGELCFQSKSGPVEWLAPSTPDMLQGLAQKGCKNILMVPISFVSDHVETLYEIDMLYRDQAKALGMRLESSQSLNCNPTFIDGLKNLILTSGN
- a CDS encoding cold shock domain-containing protein, which encodes MDLKVETRNVELRKGWQIKIDEEKEKLIRHFANFVLRLRVSIEATTHHKEGGYELKLVASVPNDTVVVSRKGENVSPLLVEAFDVLNLQMKEMQRKKRQAQKNTDASADEGARYGVIRKVSPYESYGFIVSQDAREIYFHENALKDISIDALTEGDAVVYGESFGDKGPQASWVRMNN